In the Syntrophus gentianae genome, CAGAAAACCAAGGAGGTCCTTATGAATTTCGAATTCCATAATCCAACCCATATTATCTTTGGCGCCGGGACACTCTCAAAACTCGGGAAAGTAGCGAGTGCATACGGCAAAAAGGCCCTGCTGGTCACTGGCGGCGGCAGCGTCAAGCGTAGCGGCGTGTTTGATCGTGCAGTGAGCAGTTTGAAAGGCGCCGGTGTTTCAGTGATTGAATGCTCCGGTGTCGAACCCAACCCGAGAATTATCTCTGTGAAGCGGGGCGCTCAGATTGCCCGCGCCGATGGCTGCGACGTGGTCATAGCCCTCGGCGGCGGCAGCACCATGGATGCTTCTAAGGTGATCGCGGCAGCGGCCCTGTATGATGGCGACCCCTGGGACATGATTGGCCACGGGCAGGAAAACTGGGCGGTTCCGACCCGAGCGCTGCCCATCATCACGGTTCCGACCCTGGCCGCCACCGGATCGGAAATGAACAGTGGCGCAGTGATCAGCAATGATGACGCAAAGGTGAAATCATTTGTGATGGCCGACTGCCTCTTTTCGAAAGTCGCCCTGGTGGATCCTGAATTGACCCTGACCGTACCGAAAGATCAAACCGCATATGGCGTCTGCGACATCATTACCCATGTGACCGAGGGATACTTCAATGGTATCGACGGCACGCCTATCCAGGACCGTTTCGCTGAGGGGGTTATCCTCACCGCTATGGATTGGGGGCCGAAAGCCGTGGCCGATGGTAACGATCTCGAAGCGCGCACCCAAGTGCAATGGGCATCGGTGGTGGCCCTCAACGGATGGGTCCAAGTCGGCACAGATTACGGATTCCCTGTGCACATGATCGAACACGCCCTGTCCGCCCACCACGATATCACCCATGGCGCCGGACTGGCAGTGGTCAACCCGGCCTGGATGCGATTTGCCGCGAAGGCCCGACCCGAACGCTTTGCGCAGTTCGCCCGGCGCATCTTCGGCCTGTCGGCAGCGAATAAAGACGACCTGAGTCTGGCCATGGAGGGCATTGACAGGTTTGAGGAATTTTTACGTTCTATTGGCTGTCCCACACGCCTTTCGGAGCTTGGCATCTGTGATGGGCTCTTTGCGCGCTATGCCGAGGATGCAGTGCTTGTCGTCCACGATGAAAACGGTAATCTGCCCGGGCGTCCGCCCATGAGTAAAGCGGATATTGTCGGGGTTCTGCGGTCGGCGCTGTAGTTTTCATCAATGAAAAGATAATCTTTTGGAGGAAGTAGGATATGCAAAAACGTAAATTAGGGAATAGCGGACTTGAAATTTCAACCATCGGACTCGGCTGCATGGGGATGAGTTACGGCTATGGTCCGGCAGCAGACAAGAAGGAAATGATTGCTCTGATTCATGCGGCCGTTGACCGTGGCGTTACCTTTTTCGACACGGCCGAGGTGTACGGTCCATACACCAACGAAGAACTGGTCGGTGAAGCCCTTGCCCCGTTCAAAGGCAAGGTGGTCATCGCCACCAAATTCGGTATCTACACGAAAGATGGCAAGCAGGCGCTCGACAGCAAACCGACAACTATCCGGCAATCCATCGAGGGTTCCCTCAAACGCCTGAACATCGATGCCGTCGATCTTTACTACCAGCATCGTGTCGATCCCGATGTGCCCATCGAGGAAGTGGCTGGA is a window encoding:
- a CDS encoding iron-containing alcohol dehydrogenase gives rise to the protein MNFEFHNPTHIIFGAGTLSKLGKVASAYGKKALLVTGGGSVKRSGVFDRAVSSLKGAGVSVIECSGVEPNPRIISVKRGAQIARADGCDVVIALGGGSTMDASKVIAAAALYDGDPWDMIGHGQENWAVPTRALPIITVPTLAATGSEMNSGAVISNDDAKVKSFVMADCLFSKVALVDPELTLTVPKDQTAYGVCDIITHVTEGYFNGIDGTPIQDRFAEGVILTAMDWGPKAVADGNDLEARTQVQWASVVALNGWVQVGTDYGFPVHMIEHALSAHHDITHGAGLAVVNPAWMRFAAKARPERFAQFARRIFGLSAANKDDLSLAMEGIDRFEEFLRSIGCPTRLSELGICDGLFARYAEDAVLVVHDENGNLPGRPPMSKADIVGVLRSAL